The following proteins are co-located in the Streptomyces spinoverrucosus genome:
- a CDS encoding adenosine deaminase, with amino-acid sequence MTATRVDIETLRRLPKAVLHDHLDGGLRPATVVELAETVGHTLPTTDPDALAAWYYDAANSGDLVRYIATFEHTLAVMQTREGLLRTAEEYVLDLAADGVVYGEVRYAPELMIRGGLTLPEVVETVQEGLAAGMAKAAAAGTPVRVGTLLCGMRMFDRSREIADLAVAFRDAGVVGFDIAGAEDGFPPADHLAAFEHLRHENVPFTIHAGEAHGLPSIHQALQVCGAQRIGHGVRITDDIVDGKLGRLAGWVRDRRIALEMCPTSNLQTGAATSIAEHPITALKDLGFRVTLNTDNRLVSGTTMTREMSLLVEEAGWTVEDLRTVTVNAVKSAFIPFDERGALIRDVILPGYEA; translated from the coding sequence ATGACTGCTACGCGCGTAGACATCGAAACCCTCCGCCGCCTCCCGAAGGCCGTCCTGCACGACCACCTCGACGGCGGCCTGCGCCCCGCCACCGTCGTCGAGCTCGCGGAGACGGTCGGCCACACCCTGCCCACCACCGACCCCGACGCGCTGGCCGCCTGGTACTACGACGCCGCGAACTCCGGCGACCTGGTGCGCTACATCGCCACCTTCGAGCACACCCTCGCCGTGATGCAGACCCGCGAGGGCCTGCTGCGCACCGCCGAGGAGTACGTCCTCGATCTCGCGGCGGACGGTGTCGTCTACGGCGAGGTGCGTTACGCGCCGGAGCTGATGATCAGGGGCGGGCTGACCCTGCCCGAGGTCGTCGAGACCGTGCAGGAGGGGCTCGCGGCGGGCATGGCCAAGGCGGCCGCCGCCGGCACGCCGGTACGGGTCGGGACGCTGCTGTGCGGCATGCGGATGTTCGACCGCAGCCGGGAGATCGCCGACCTCGCCGTCGCCTTCCGGGACGCCGGCGTCGTCGGTTTCGACATAGCCGGCGCCGAGGACGGCTTCCCGCCCGCCGACCACCTGGCCGCCTTCGAGCACCTGCGCCACGAGAACGTGCCGTTCACCATCCACGCCGGTGAGGCGCACGGTCTGCCCAGCATCCACCAGGCGCTCCAGGTGTGCGGCGCCCAGCGCATCGGGCACGGCGTGCGGATCACCGACGACATCGTGGACGGCAAGCTCGGCCGTCTCGCCGGGTGGGTCCGCGACCGCCGGATCGCGCTGGAGATGTGCCCGACCTCCAACCTCCAGACCGGCGCCGCCACCTCGATCGCCGAGCACCCCATCACGGCGCTCAAGGACCTCGGCTTCCGGGTCACGCTCAACACCGACAACCGCCTGGTCTCCGGCACGACCATGACCCGTGAGATGTCCCTGCTGGTCGAGGAGGCGGGCTGGACGGTCGAGGATCTGCGCACGGTGACCGTGAACGCCGTCAAGAGCG